From Simonsiella muelleri ATCC 29453:
TTCAGATGTGTGATGACGCGCTGGTTGGCGTGGAAGAGCATAACTAAAACCAGTTAAATTTCCCTACGGTGTTCGTGAAGGCATACATTCCTTTGAACCAATAAAGTTTGCTTCAGGTTGTCGGGAGTTGTAACAGGTGCGAGCGTTCCCTTTGTTGGAATGCACCCGAAGTTACCCGAGATAGCCGCCTTGTGTACAAGGTTCAAGCGGACTCGGCCGAAACGCCACCAGTGGGGTCTTATTAAAAAACCATTGAATATTTTGTTATTCAATGGTTTTTTTCTTTATTTTTGAATGGGGTAATCGCATAAATCATTGATAATGCACGTTTCACATTGTGGTTTTTGTGCTTTGCAAGTGTAACGCCCATGCAGAATCAGCCAGTGATGTGCGTCCATCAAAAATTCTTTGGGGATATTTTGCATTAATTTGTCTTCTACTTCACGTACGTTTTTGCCTTTTGCCAGCCCTGTGCGGTTGGAAACGCGGAAAATATGCGTGTCCACAGCCATAACAGGCTGCCTGAAAGCCGTATTTAAAACCACATTGGCGGTTTTGCGCCCGACTCCTGCGAGTGCTTCCAAATCTTCGCGATTTTGGGGTACTTCGCCGTGGTGTTTGGTGATGAGTGCTTGGCAAGTTTCTATGATGTGTTTAGATTTTGTGCGATATAAACCAATGCTGCGTGTGTATTGCATCACACCTTCCAAACCCAAATCCAGCATGGTTTGCGGTGTGTTGGCAACAGCAAATAATTTGGCGGTGGCTTTGTTGACACCGACATCGGTTGCTTGCGCCGACAGCAACACGGCAATTAACAACTCGAATGGGCTAGAATAATTCAATTCGGTGGTAGGGTGGGGGTTGGCGGTGCGTAGGCGTTCAAACATTTCTTGGCGAGTGGCTTTGTTCATGATAATAACCAATAAATTAAAAGGTGGATTTTATGCGTAAATGGGATTTTTAGTAAATTACATTGGGTTTCATTTTTGTTAAATTTTATTTTTATTAAAATTATTTTGCTTTACTTGATTTCAATTTAATTTAATTTGATTTAATTTTTTAAAATCTTAGCATAATATGGTTTATTGAAATAGGTGTATTGTCAAAATAAATAAATAATGTACAATTTAATTACATTAAATTACAAGATTAATTTATTGAAATAGAGGGAAATCTATTTCAATAACTGGCTTTACTGGGCTGTTTTTCCTCCTTTCAACAGCTCGGTAAAGATGTAGATGGTAACATCTGCATTGTTTGTGAAGCGTAAAATCTCTGATTTGAGGTATTTCAGGCAGCCTTTTGAGGTTGCCTGCTTTTTTTGTCTCAAAATCAAATTATCCATTGTCTCTATTTTTTACTTGCCAGCCAACGTATTTTTTCGTTTAATCACGCCTGCCGACCAACGTGTTTGGGACTAGGTATTTTTCCGAACGGCATACTCTTTTTTGAACCCTTTCCCTTTGATAAAGGAAAATAAATGAACACAAAAACACTGTTGGTTTCCGCCGTTACGGCTGTATTTTTAGCGGCTTGCGGAGGTTCAAATCATAAAGCAGACAAAAGCGCGTCAGGCATCGCCACTTCCACACCTGCCACCAATGAATTAAATATTTATAATTGGTCGGATTATGTGGCTCCTGCTACGGTGAAAACATTTGGTGAACAACATAAAATCAAAGTAACCGAAGCCTATTATGATAGTAATGAAATGCTAGAGGCAAAATTATTAACAGGTAAATCAGGTTACGATTTGGTTGCACCGTCCATTGCCAATGTCGGACGACAAATCAAAGCAGGTGCGTATCAAACCATTGATAAAAACCAAATTCCCAATTATCAAAATATTGACCCTGAATTGCTTAAATTGATGGCGCAAGTGGATATGGGTAATCAATACGCCGTGCCTTATTTTTGGGGAATCAATACGTTAGCTATCAATAAAGACATGGTTGTCAAAGCTTTAGGCACAGATAAGCTGCCTGAAAATACATGGGATTTGGTGTTCAAACCCGAATACACCAATAAATTAAAATCATGTGGTATCAGCTTTTTTGATAGCCCAACCGAACAAATTCCTTTGGTTTTGAAATACTTGGGTAAAAATCCAAATAGCGAAAATGAAGCCGATATTCAGGCAGCTTTTGATTTACTCAAAACCGTGCATCATGATGTGAAACGTTACACGTCTTCGGGTTACATTGACAATTTGGCAAAAGGTGATTTATGTGTGTCTATTGGTTACGGTGGTGATTTGAATATCGCCAAACGCCGTGCCAAAGAAGCTGGCAATCAAGTGAATATTGATGTGTTGACACCAAAAACAGGTGTTGGTATTTGGATTGATTCATTTATGATTCCAAAAGATGCGAAAAATGTCGCCAATGCCCACAAATACATCAACTACACATTAGAGCCAAAAGTGGCGGCACAAAATGGCGATTTCGTTACCTATGCGCCAGCTGCCACGCAAGCGCGTGAATTGATGAAACCCGAATTTTCACAAGATGCGTCCATTTTTCCAAGCGAAGAAGTGAAAGCCAACAGTTTTGTGGTACTGCCTAAATCGCCAGCAGTGGTTAAATTGCAGACCCGTTTGTGGCAAAATTTGAAAGCAGGGCAATAATCAGAAAACCTGTATACCAATTGATTGATGAATTGGCATACAGGTTTTTTCAGGCAGCCTGAAAACCATTATTTGCTTTGGTTACGCAAATATTGCACCAATAACGGAATCGGACGTCCTGTCGCGCCTTTGGCTGCTCCCGATTTCCACGCCGTGCCAGCAATGTCCAAATGCGCCCAAGTGTAATTTTCCGCAAAATGCGCCAAGAAAGTTGCCGCTGTAATCGTGCCAGCAGGACGACCACCGATGTTTTGCATATCCGCAAAATTGGATTTCAGCTGTTCTTTGTATTCGGGGAATAAAGGCAATTGCCATGCCTTATCATTGCAATCGCGCGATGCTTGTAACAACGCGTCCGCCAAATCTTGATTATTGGACATCAAACCGCTCGCTACATGACCCAACGCAATAATGCACGCACCTGTTAGCGTTGCCACGTCAATCACGGCTTTGGGTTTGAAATTTCGTTCCACATAAGTCAGCGCATCACACAAAACCAAACGTCCTTCCGCGTCTGTGTTCAAATTTTCAATTGTTGTGCCGTTCATCGCTTTCACGACATCACCTGGTTTAGACGCACCTGCATCGGGCATATTCTCGCAAGTTGCGACCACTACCGCCAAATTAATGGGCAATTTGGCTTTGACTGCCGCAATAAATGTACCAATCACAGTCGCTGCGCCACACATATCGTATTTCATCTCGTCCATGCCTTCACCTGGTTTCAATGAAATGCCGCCGCTATCAAATGTCAAACCTTTACCAACCAAAACAATGGGTTCAGCCGATTTATCCGCTGCACCAAAATATTTCAATTCCAATAATTTTGGTTCATTCAGGCTGCCTTTTGCGACTCCCCAAAAAGATGGCATATTTTCACGAATATAATCCGCACCCAAAATTTTTGCTTCTGCACCAAGTTGTTGAGCTTCTTTGGCGGCGGTTTCGGCTAAATAAGTTGGCGTGCAAATATTAGAGCCTGTGTTGCCTAAATCTTTACACAAATTCACACCGTACAACAACGCTTGTGCCTGATTTAAGGCAGCCTGAATTTCGTTGCTGTGTTTGGTATGAACGAATTCCAATTGTTGTAATTTAGCTGGATTAGGTTCTTTTTTATAATAATCAAAACGATAGACCGACTCACCAACCGCCGCCACTAAAATCTCGGTTACGCGTGGCGAATCCACTTCGCAAAATGGATTCAGATCCACCGACGCATTTTCTTGTTTTGCCAACCAAGCGGCGGCATCTTTGGCGGCTTTTTGCAACGTTTCGGTTTTCAAATCGGCAAAACGCAGCACCGCGATATTTTTCAGGCAGCCTGAAACGGGAATATTGGCACTGGCGAAACTGTCTTTGTCGCCCAATGTGGCAAAAACCAATTGTGCATTTTCATCAGTTAATTGATTTTTTTCTGTACAAACAAATAATTGTGAGTTTTTTGTGGTACTCGTTGAGGTGCTAAATTGCATGGAAATGCTCCTAAAATAAGATTGAATTTAAAATACTGTGTCATTGATTCATTAATCTGTAATTTGTACTTCTACACGGCGACCTTCTTGGTTTTTGCCTTGTGCGCCGATTGTACTCTCGGGTCTGCGCAATTCAATATTTTTCGCGGATACACCATGTTTAATAAAGAATGCTTTGACGGCTTCGGCACGTTTTTTGGACAATAATTCATTGTTTTTGGCGTTGCCAGTGCTGTCGGTATAGCCACTGATGATGAGTTTTTTGCCTGATTTGCCTGCAACGATGGTTTCTTTGGCGATAGCATTGGCATTTTTGGCGATGCGACTCATGCCAACCGCAAAATAAAATTTAATCATGCTATTTTCTGCAATAACACGGCTTTCATTGGCTGGCGGTGCGCTGGTGTCTGTGCTGTCGCTGACAACCATAGGCTCGCTTGTCGCAATAGGCTCGCTGATGATTCCAGGTTCACTTGTGGCGACGGGTTCACTGATGATTTCGGGTTCACTCGCGGCAACGGGTTCGCTGGCAGCCAACGCATTATGCAAACCAATAGCAGTGCTGGCAGCGGCGGATACGTCATTTGATTCAATGCTCGCTTGTTGTTCTACTAAGTGATTTTGAACGATGGGTTGTGGTGCGATGGGTGAGGTTTCCTGATTCATGCAAGTGCGTAAACCAAACACACTCACCCCGCCTAACAACAAAAATGCCAATAATTTTGTCCAACCACTTGACTCGGCTGCAACGGACACAGGTGCGCCTGTGATGCCCGTTAAACCACTTGCTAAGCCCAATACACTGGCACACAGGCTGCCTGAACTGCCAATATCCAATAAAGACAATAAATTAGCAGACAATGTTTTATTCAGCCAGCAGGATTGTGAGCCCAAAATGGTATAAAATTCTTGCGCCGTCCAACCACGTGAGCGCAACAGCGACAGCACCAATGGTAACGCCACATTCAGCAACTGATACGCGCCACTATTGGATACGCCACTTGAATGAGCGATTTGTGCGGCGGTAGGTTGGGCGTTGCTGCCCAATAATTGCGTAACCAAAGGTTTGCCTATTTCGGTAATTTTGTTGAATGGGATTTTGTTTAATTGTGTGATTAAGTCATGGTAGGGTTGTGGGTTACTGCCCATCACTTGATTATACAATGCGATGGCTTGGTCGCGATTGCCATTCACATATTTGAGTATGGTCAAAACAATGGTTGGTAATGCCACCGTAACCGCGCGTTCACTGGCGGCTAAATTTTCGCCTTGTGTGGAAAGAAAATGGGCGAGCGGTTCGCCTAATTGGTTGTGCATCAAAGTGCTTAGTTCGGTTGCCATATGAGTTGCTCCGTGAATGAAAATCAAAAAACATCATTATATATTAATGGGGGTAATTGACAATTCAGGCGCGAAACAGATTTTGAACGCAGAAATCATTGTTTGTGGAAATCTTTGCAACGCCCTATCTTTAGTGGATTTCTTTGCGATGCGCTTCTCTAATATTTGAAAATACTTTTAATATTATCTGTGTGTTATGCGATGCTATCGCTTTGAATTGCACTGAAATCTAGGGTTTTGCAAAGCTTTCAGGCTGCCTGAAAACCATTTTTATCGTTCTAAATACACAATCGGCAACACAATCCGACATTGCTCACCTGTTTCTTTCTTTGTCCAGCGCACAATAAAATTGATTGATGCGCCGACCACACGATAGCCTTTCCGTAAATGCGAGGCTAATTTTGCTGAAAACTTTCTTGAATATCGCACATATACACCGTCCGTACCCACAAAAAAACCAAACTGATTAGCATCTATTTTCTGCCCTGAATAAAAAGTACGAATGACCTCTTTACATTCTAGGAAGTTATCTAAATACACGTCATCAAGCCCCAAATACAATGCTAATTCACGGTTGTCTTCTTGCGGATTGCCGTGATAACGTTCTTCTATCACGTTTTCGCCGATACACATTTGGCGCAGTTTTTCAGCATTGGAAAACACGGTTAATGCCGATTTGGCACGTGAAAATGCCACATATAAGACGCGTTTTTCTTCGTCTGTGGCGATTTGGGGCGCATTCAGGTAAACGAAGACATGGTCGTATTCACGTCCTTTGGCTTTGTGAATTGTGGATACAAAAACTTGTTGTTTCTCAATACAATAAAAATCTTCCAAACGTGATTCATGCGTGAATGCCACCCAATCGGAAATGTATTTTTGTTCGGGATAAAGCTGCATGAAATAATCCAATAAATTGATGAGTAATGGCAAATGACTGCTGTTTTGAAAATGGTTCAATGCTTTTGTACGCGCGGTATCCCATGCATTTTGACTGATGATGTTTTGTTCGTTTTGCAAATTCAAAAAATTTTCAAAAACAGCCACCTCCAATAAGTTACGTACCAAGAATCCATCATTGCTTTGCACAAGTTTACACGGAATAAATGCTTGACGCAGTTGCCCTGATAGCCAAATGGCTTCTTCGTTGGTTTGTGTTAGCAACGCAACCGATTGCCCTGTTTTGTAGGCTGCCTGAATTTTTGCCAACAAATTCGGTAAAATGCCACCTGAAAACGCTACATAACGCACTTCACCTGCTTCAGGTTGTACAGCAATGACAGGATGATTTTTAAGGCGTTCAGTCAATAAATCAGCAAAACGATTGCAAAATTGCACGATATTGCGTTTGCTACGGTAATTTTCCAGTAATTCGTATGTAGTTGCCCCAAACTCGGTCAGCAATGTTTGCATATATTTTGGCGTTGCACCTGCAAAACTGTAAATCGTTTGGTCGTCATCACCGACTGCAATCACGCGCATTTCTTCGTTTTGCGCCATTAATGTTTTGATGAGTTCAAATTGAATGGCGTTAATGTCTTGCGCTTCGTCCAACACGAGAACGAGTTTGGCGATGCGGTTGTTTTCCACTTCACCTGAACGAATTTTGGCAACCGCTTGTTCAATGATATCGTCCGATTGCTTTAAATCGCCTACACGTCCCAATAAATCAAAACAATAGGAATGGAAAGTTTTAATTTCTACATACGCCGCCGCGTTGCCCATCAACTTAAATAATCGCGATTTAAATTCGTAGGCGGCAGCGCGTGAAAATGTTAGCATCAACAATTGTTCATGTTTCACGTCTTCCAGTTGATACAAAGACGCGAGTTTGTGGACGAGTACACGCGTTTTGCCACTACCAGGGGCAGCGAATACGACAATATGCTTGCTATTATCATCTTGAATAATTTGCAACTGGGTTGGCGATAAATTCCCAAACCATTTTTGAAAACGCTCATTGGTCATATTCAGTTTGAGTATATCGGCTTCGTTAGCAGGGAAATATTGGCGTAAAAATTGACGATAATCCAAACTAAAATAATCGGTTACGAGTTTTAAGGCTGCCTGAACGTCTTCGGTCATCATTTTGGCGTATTTGCCGACAATGTGGATTTGTTGTTTACGTGTTTCGTAATATTGGGCGAGTTGGCGATAATCGTCTTTGGTGTACAGTTTGCGATTGTCCAACATTAGGCGTTTGAGTGAAAGTCGTTGATAAACAACCAAAAAACCGCCTTCAATTTTGAGTAAATCCATACGCAATAGGAAAAAGAGTACGTCTTCCCATTCTTCTAAAGTGCTGTCGTCTAAAAACGCCTGTTTGAGTTCGCCAATGGAAAATTCTACATAGACAAAATCAGACGAAGACGGCGCGGTATTGAGCGCGGCTTGTTGCTGTGCCAGTTGATGCAAATGTCCCATTAACCATTGCGCGAGCTGGTGTTTACGCGCAATCCAATCACGCAATTCGTGGGCGGATTGTTTGAGCGTCAGCGAAATTTCATCGTGAGCAGGTTCGGTTCGTGTCAGCCAATTTTTGATGCGCCAAAAATGCAGTAACGATTTGATGATTTTGGGATTAACGTCTTTCAGGCTGCCTGAATGTTCCGAGCATTCCTGATTGAGTGATTTTAATGTGCCAATCAAAAAACCGTCATTGGCTTGCAATTTGTCTAATAAAAATTTTTCTAATTGATTGATTTTATTAAGTTGTTGATTAATATTGTAAGCACTGGCGTTGGGGCGAACGTAGGCGCGTAAATCTTGTTGGTCGGCTAAAATTTGTTCTTCACGTAGCCATGAAACGATTTTGACGACTGTTTCCGTTTTTAAACCCAACACGTCTGCAATATAATCCACACGCGATTCAGCGGTTTCTTCGGTGGCGCGATTTTGGCTGCGCTGCGAAAACAATTTTTTGATGATGCGAATAGCATTATTTTTTTGGTCGGGGTGAATGCGCGTGGATTGGTTAATTTTGTCAATTGCTTCGGCAGCATTGGCGGACAAAATGCTATTGGCGTACACGCGTGGCATATTTTTGCCACGTTTGATGTAACCGACTTGTTCCAACGCTGCAATCGCGGTTTTCACACGCGTTTCTATTTCGTCTTCGCGTTCATCGCTCCAACCAGCTTGTCGCGCGATATTGAGTGGCGATTCGGCGATGTCGGTGCGTTTACCGAACAAATCTTTTAAGGCTTTCCAAATCTGTCCGATTTCTTTTTGTCCGATTTTGGTTTGATTGAGTAAAGTGAAATGTTTGTCTAAATCGTCAGGCTGAAACAGCACAAAACAGGCTGCCTGAATCTGTTCATCTCGCCCCGCACGTCCTGCTTCTTGCACATAATTTTCCAATGAATCCGAAATCTCATAATGTACGACTAGCCCCACGTCTTTTTTGTCTACGCCCATTCCAAATGCGGACGTAGCAACCATCACATTGACTTCGCCCATCATAAATTGATTTTGGTGGTCAATTCTTGTTTCTTTGGGCATTTTGCCGTGATACGCCAACGCCGCAAATCCGTCTTGACGCAGTTGCTCGGCGATGTCTTCGGTTTTGCGCGTGTGTGAAACGTAAACAATGGTCGGGCAACGGTATTCATCAATTAGTCGGCGCAAGGATTGATAGCGTTCGTCATCATTTTTTTGTGGGAGAACTTGGTAAGATAAATTTTTACGCGCCACAGCTGCCTGAAAAACCTGCAAATCCAAATTCAATTCACGTTGGAAATAATTTTTAATATCTTCAATAACTTGTGGTTTTGCGGTTGCCGTGAAACACGAAATAGGAATGACGCGATTTTTTTGTAATTTTTGTAATTGGCGAATGCTTTCTGCAATATACAAATAATCCACGCGAAAATCTTGCCCCCACGCCGAAAAACAGTGCGCTTCATCAATCACAAATCGGGCAATATTGCGACCATGCAGCAACCGTTCAATCGTATTGGAACGCAGGCTTTCAGGCGAAATGTACAGCAAACTTGCCGAACCATCCGACACGCGTTCCATTGCTTTTTGGCGTTCAATCGGATCAAGCGAGCCGTTAATCGTAACCGCTTCGGTGATGCCACGTTGTTCCAAATTGTCCACTTGGTCTTTCATCAGCGATTGCAAGGGCGAAATGACGACCGTCAAGGCTTTTTGGCGTTCTCCTGCCATTAACGCAGGAACTTGAAACGTTACCGATTTACCGCCACCAGTTGGAAAAACCGCTAACAATGATTGTTGTGAAACGGCGGCTTGTGCCGCTTGCGCTTGAAGTGGTTTGTTGTCGTATTGACGGAAATTTTCGTAGCCAAAATATTTTCGCAAATATTTTTTTGTATCAAGATGTTGTTGACAATATTCGCATCCCGTCTCGCACGGCGTACCGCGTAGTTGCGTTAAAATTGTGTTGATTTCGGGATAATACTGTTGGATTAGCCACGCTGGGGTAATGGAATAACGATTATTACAATGAATGAGACTTAGTGCATAGGCCAACGCCACAGGAGAGCGTTTTGCCCAATCGCGTACAGGCGAATTTTTACAAATATGTTTTTGAAATGTTTGGAAAATTAGACGAACGACCACCGCCAAAATTTCGTTTTCGGCTGCCTGAAAACCCATCGCCCGAAAAAATGCCGAAAAACCATCGCAATCTTTGAGCAAATAATAAAAAATCGTCTGCAAATTTTCAGGCAGCCTGAAAAATGCGTTTATCTCGCTTTTTAACAGTTGGGCGGTGATGCGGCAGTCCAACAGCGGATTATTATTGGATTCTTCAAATGCCTGTTTATAATCCTTGTCCAATGCGTGATACGGGCGTGCAGGAAAAAGCAATGGCGACAGCATCAAGGTGTCAATGATGTCCTTTTCGGTTTTATGAATTTGTGCCAGCTCTGCGCGAAGATGCGGAAAATCGTGATGCAAAAAATTGTGTCCGCAAATGAAATCGGCTGCCTGAATGCTTGAAATCAACTCCGAAATTTGGTGTGTGTGTAATTCTTTTTCGCCACAAATGGCACCGATGTCTCGGATTTTCTGATTATTGGAATCGGTTTCTAAATCAATATAAGCGATGGTCATCTGTTATTCCCTTAATACTTGCGCTTTGAACCGCACTCTCTTTTGGTTTTGGGGATATTTTTCAGGCAGCCTGAAAATCAATAAAATCCAGTTACGTCATTTAAAAATCTTAGAACCTGTATTCACAGCCAAGCGCGATGTCTTTTTGTTCCATTTAGCACGCTTGCTGCGTTGAATTTCACGATGGGAATTAGCATGAAATTTGCCTTACATTCGCACCAACTGGGACAAAAATCTATTTCACGTTGGCTATGAATATCAGGTTTTTAAAATGACGCAACTGGATTTTTTATGTCAATTGATTACTTAGATTTTGTGGTTGGTTTCAAATCCATAGGTTGCACAGGCAATAAAGGATGCTCACCTACGGTGTCATCATCAAATACAGAAGTGGATTTTACTTCAATATTTTTTTTGTTTGATGCAGCTTTAGCTGGCGCGACTTTAACAGGCTCGGTTTTGGTAGGTGCGGGCTTACTGGTTTTGGATTTGCTGGGGGCAGTAACGGAAGCAGGTTCAGGCAGCAATGGTGTGCCTTCTTCTTCGTTTACCGCATTTTTGGTGTTTTTTGTGGTTTTGCTTGGTGCAACGGTTTTGGTTTTGGTAGGTGTTTTGGTTACAGGTACATCATCACCAGCATCTATCTCAATTTCACCACTTTCAATGGTATCATCTTGAACAGGTGGTAATGCGGTGTTCATGCCTTTTGGCGTGGTCAAAGATGCAGAGCCGCTATTCCATGCCAAAGACATCAAATTACCTTGAATTGTGCCTTTGCCTTTACAAGTCAGACAAACAGGTGTTCCTTTTTTCGCTTTCAAAGTTTGGTTGACTAACGCATCGGAAACATTGACGTTATTTTCTTTTGCCCATGCTTTAATGCTTTTTTTCAACATTTCGATGTTAAGGTTTTTTTTGTTGTATGGGTCTTGATATGCAGCCAGCCACAATTGATTTTTGCCGTCCACGTTTAAGGCAGCCATTTCGTAGCCAACTAACGCATCAGAACCTGTGGTAATGGTACGCGCAAAATCTAACGCTTGTTCTGATTTCATGCGAACGCAACCATGACTGCGCACCCCTGGTACACTGTTCGGTGCATTTGTGCCGTGAATCCCCAAACTCAATTTAGGATTACCTAAACGCACAAACACAGGACCCAACGGATTATTAGGACCAGGAGGGACACTGGTTTGTGGTGTTTTCATTTCGGCTTGAATGGATTTGGGAATATGCCAAGTTGGGTCGTAGGCTTTACCTCCGATTTTGTGTTCGCCTAAATTGGTTTGCGTCATCGCTTTACCGACTGCAACAGGGTACACTTTTTCCAATGCGCCATTATTGAATAAGAATAAGCGTTGTTGTGGAATATTAATCAACACATAATAGCCCGTAGAGACGGGTTGCACATCAGGGACGAGCGTGTTTTTCACATTCAAAACAGGGGTTTTACCATCGGGTGTTAAGGTTTTGGATAATAAAACAGGTGCAGTTTTGTTTGCTGTGGTGGTTTTTTTGGTGGTTGTTGTGGGAGTAGTAGTTGATGTGGTGCGCGTGGTTTTGTTGGCTGGTGTTGTGGCTTCGGTGGTTTTGCTGGCGGCAACAGGTGCTTTTTTCGGCGCGGATTGAGTGATGGTTGGGGCAGCTAAAGTGGGCAAGGTTGCTACCAATGTGAGTGCTGTCCAAGTCAATTTTTGCATATAATGGCTTCCCATATAATAATAGAATAGAGAAAATTGCGGATTACGCAAACAAATAAAACGAATAATGATAACTTAGTTAATTGTTTTTTTCTGCGAAAATTAACATTTTTTTTATTTATTGTGTGTATTTTGCAACAAAAATACCTTTCAGGCTGCCTGAAAATTTATTTTACTTTGAAATAAACCATGAAAACCATCATCCAATCCATAGACTATGAAGCGCGTGGTGTTACCCGAATTGACGGAAAAACCATATTTGTAAACAATGCATTACCACAAGAAGTGGTGCAAATTCACATCACGCAAGACAAAAAAACATATGCACAAGCTGATGTCAATCAAATTTTGTTGCCCAGCCAATACCGTCGTCAACCGCGTTGTCTGCATTATGGTGAATGCGGTGGGTGTGTGTTGCAACACGCTGAATTTACAGCACAAGTAGCTTACAAGCAGCGTGTTTTTGAAGAACAATTACAACGCATCGGTAAAGTATTCCCTGAACAAATTTTGCCCCCAATTTATGGTGCTGAATGGGGTTATCGCAGTCGCACACGTTTAGGAATTTTTATAGATAAACAAGATGTTGTCCATATTGGATATCAAGCGAAACGCAGTCGACGGATTGTGTCTATTTCGCAATGTCCTGTGTTGCCCGACCACATTTCAGGCAGCCTGAAAACTATTCGCGCTAATTTGCAGCAATTGCATCAAATTGCGCCCAAAATTCAATTAAAAGGCGTGGAAATTTCGGTTGGTGAACAGATTACTGCATTAAATATTATCAGCAATAAAAAATTACCAGAAAATCAATTAGCATCATTTTTAGGCAGCCTGAAAGAAATCAGTGGCATA
This genomic window contains:
- a CDS encoding RecQ family ATP-dependent DNA helicase — protein: MTIAYIDLETDSNNQKIRDIGAICGEKELHTHQISELISSIQAADFICGHNFLHHDFPHLRAELAQIHKTEKDIIDTLMLSPLLFPARPYHALDKDYKQAFEESNNNPLLDCRITAQLLKSEINAFFRLPENLQTIFYYLLKDCDGFSAFFRAMGFQAAENEILAVVVRLIFQTFQKHICKNSPVRDWAKRSPVALAYALSLIHCNNRYSITPAWLIQQYYPEINTILTQLRGTPCETGCEYCQQHLDTKKYLRKYFGYENFRQYDNKPLQAQAAQAAVSQQSLLAVFPTGGGKSVTFQVPALMAGERQKALTVVISPLQSLMKDQVDNLEQRGITEAVTINGSLDPIERQKAMERVSDGSASLLYISPESLRSNTIERLLHGRNIARFVIDEAHCFSAWGQDFRVDYLYIAESIRQLQKLQKNRVIPISCFTATAKPQVIEDIKNYFQRELNLDLQVFQAAVARKNLSYQVLPQKNDDERYQSLRRLIDEYRCPTIVYVSHTRKTEDIAEQLRQDGFAALAYHGKMPKETRIDHQNQFMMGEVNVMVATSAFGMGVDKKDVGLVVHYEISDSLENYVQEAGRAGRDEQIQAACFVLFQPDDLDKHFTLLNQTKIGQKEIGQIWKALKDLFGKRTDIAESPLNIARQAGWSDEREDEIETRVKTAIAALEQVGYIKRGKNMPRVYANSILSANAAEAIDKINQSTRIHPDQKNNAIRIIKKLFSQRSQNRATEETAESRVDYIADVLGLKTETVVKIVSWLREEQILADQQDLRAYVRPNASAYNINQQLNKINQLEKFLLDKLQANDGFLIGTLKSLNQECSEHSGSLKDVNPKIIKSLLHFWRIKNWLTRTEPAHDEISLTLKQSAHELRDWIARKHQLAQWLMGHLHQLAQQQAALNTAPSSSDFVYVEFSIGELKQAFLDDSTLEEWEDVLFFLLRMDLLKIEGGFLVVYQRLSLKRLMLDNRKLYTKDDYRQLAQYYETRKQQIHIVGKYAKMMTEDVQAALKLVTDYFSLDYRQFLRQYFPANEADILKLNMTNERFQKWFGNLSPTQLQIIQDDNSKHIVVFAAPGSGKTRVLVHKLASLYQLEDVKHEQLLMLTFSRAAAYEFKSRLFKLMGNAAAYVEIKTFHSYCFDLLGRVGDLKQSDDIIEQAVAKIRSGEVENNRIAKLVLVLDEAQDINAIQFELIKTLMAQNEEMRVIAVGDDDQTIYSFAGATPKYMQTLLTEFGATTYELLENYRSKRNIVQFCNRFADLLTERLKNHPVIAVQPEAGEVRYVAFSGGILPNLLAKIQAAYKTGQSVALLTQTNEEAIWLSGQLRQAFIPCKLVQSNDGFLVRNLLEVAVFENFLNLQNEQNIISQNAWDTARTKALNHFQNSSHLPLLINLLDYFMQLYPEQKYISDWVAFTHESRLEDFYCIEKQQVFVSTIHKAKGREYDHVFVYLNAPQIATDEEKRVLYVAFSRAKSALTVFSNAEKLRQMCIGENVIEERYHGNPQEDNRELALYLGLDDVYLDNFLECKEVIRTFYSGQKIDANQFGFFVGTDGVYVRYSRKFSAKLASHLRKGYRVVGASINFIVRWTKKETGEQCRIVLPIVYLER
- the rlmD gene encoding 23S rRNA (uracil(1939)-C(5))-methyltransferase RlmD, with translation MKTIIQSIDYEARGVTRIDGKTIFVNNALPQEVVQIHITQDKKTYAQADVNQILLPSQYRRQPRCLHYGECGGCVLQHAEFTAQVAYKQRVFEEQLQRIGKVFPEQILPPIYGAEWGYRSRTRLGIFIDKQDVVHIGYQAKRSRRIVSISQCPVLPDHISGSLKTIRANLQQLHQIAPKIQLKGVEISVGEQITALNIISNKKLPENQLASFLGSLKEISGINWQIWQQFGNFPAQVVSPKNAPELNYTLPEFQLNMPFRVGDFTQINLPMNEAMVSRAMRLLQPQAYEKIVDLFCGLGNFTLPIARSGAMVLGVEGADFLTERAANNARENGLHNVQFRTANLFDVTEQFIESLGYFDKMLLDPPRAGAYAVVQALQRPYLPKRIVYVSCNPATFARDAAVLVDKGYRFRAVGVMNLFPHTAHVEAISVFDLIE